Genomic window (Candidatus Gastranaerophilales bacterium):
TTTCTTTAAAAAATACCGAAATTTTTGTAGATTGTGGTGGGTTTGATGGCGAAACTACAAAACAATATATAAAGAATTGCCCAAATTATAAAAAAATATACTTCTTTGAACCATCAATCGAAAACTTAAATGTTGCAAAATCGAATTTGAAAACATATAAGAATATTGAATATATAAACAAAGGGACCTCTAATGAAAATAAAATATTGAGATTTAATACTTCATTAGGTTCAAGTTCAAATTTTAGCGAAAACGGCGAAATAACTATAGCAGTAACCCCGATTGATGATTACCTAAATGAACAAAATGCTTTGATTAAAATGGATATAGAAGGCTCTGAAATGAATGCCCTAAAAGGTGCTGCAAATTCAATTGCAAAATATCTACCAAATTTGGCAATTTGTATATACCACAAAGCTAGTGACTTTTATAAAGTATTTGATTTTATAACAGAAATCTCAAATAACGGCTATGAAAAGCCTTATATAAGACATTATTCGCAAGGTTGGAACGAAACAGTTATCTTTTTTACTAAGAAATAATTAAGCTTTGTTTAAATCATGTTTATATAACCCACCGGCATGCTGCTCTGCAAGCTCTGACTTTGCTGTAGTTATATAAAGAACATTATTCAATATATTACATGAGGATACATTTAATACAGGAAGCTTTATCTCGGTTAAAAGCCTCCCTTGTTTTGATATCTGTATAACTTTACCGCCCCCCCAAATTGCAATATAAAGGTTATCATTATCATCACAACACATTCCATCAGGGTATCCTTCTGAAACTTCGTATAAATAATCAATAAACTTGACATCGCCTGAATGCAAATCGTACGAATAACGTCCGATTTTTTTAGTTGGTGTATCTATAAAATACAAAATTTTGTCATTTTTTGAGAAAGCTAACCCATTAGAAATAGTGGTATTTTTAACCAAAATTTTTGAATTACAATTTTTGTCTAGAGAATAAAGATTGCCAATACCATCAACATCTTCTATATAACCTTTGGTGCCAACAATAAAACGGCCATTGCTGTCTAATTTACCGTCATTATATCGAACTCTATTATCGGAAATAATATGGGTGACAAATTTTCTAGTACCGTCTTCGGGATTAATCATAAAAATTCCTTGATATTCAGCTGATAGAATCCAACCATTACTTAATGGAGCAACGCAACCGACATTAGATTCTGTTTTTATTTCAAGAATATTTTTTGTTAATAAATTCATTCGATAAATTTTGTTATCTAAGATTGAAACAAAATATAAGAATTTTCCTTCATTGTCAAAGACAGGACCTTCGAGCAGTTTATCGTTATTATAAAAAATCAGTTCCATGTCACCTTACAAATTAAATTCTTTTAACATTTCAACAGGGTTTTTAAAATCATAATTTAGCCAAACAATTTTATTTTCATTGACTCCAAAATTCATTAAAACCTTCTTCATTGCAACAGCATTAGACTCACTTATGTAAGCTATTATAACAGAGTCAAAATCGGAATTGATGAGCGAATCAATTGAATTTACAGGCAAATTAACTCTACGATATTTAATATAATTTTGGTCAACCCATTTTACAATATTATAATCATCATTTTCAATAAATCTTTTATATAAATGTTGACCAAACGTACCGGCACCACATATTACTATATTTGTCCCGAGTTCAGCAAAAGGAAAAGCCCCCTTGTTTATACCACTTATAAAAACTGTAGCTAAACTTAGTATATACTTTTCAATCTGTGGCAAAACGAGAGATTTGTACCTACTTTTATTTACGGAAGCTTTTAGGTAATCATACAAATATGATAACTTTTGCCAATCTTTTTGTAAATTTGTTCTTGATTTCATCATTGAATCGGTATGTTGAACATAATGATATAAGCAAGAGTCGATTATGCAAACAGACTTTGCATTTAATATCGCAGGATAAGTAACACAAGCATCTTCGCCAAGTGATATTTTTTCAAAAACATTTAATTGAATATCATAAATAACTTCTTTTTTAAACAATTTATTCCAAAGATAGGTAGAAATTCCGAAATTTGAAAATTTTTCATTGAAAATCATTTTTGAATACACATTTTGAACCAGACTATCGCCGGTATAAACACCTGAAGGTATAGTATTTTTAAGTATTTCAGAGCTATTTTTATCCAAATCTTCTTTGTAGCCTGAAATTACAATATCAGCATTTGTATTTTTTTCAGCATCCATCAAAACTTCATACATTTCAGCTTCAATAATATCGTCGTGATCGACATAAGCAATAAAATCACCTTTAGCGGCAATTATACCTGTTTTTCTGGCATTAACAAGGCCACCATTAATTTTATGAATAACTTTTATTCGACTATCTTG
Coding sequences:
- a CDS encoding SMP-30/gluconolactonase/LRE family protein; translation: MELIFYNNDKLLEGPVFDNEGKFLYFVSILDNKIYRMNLLTKNILEIKTESNVGCVAPLSNGWILSAEYQGIFMINPEDGTRKFVTHIISDNRVRYNDGKLDSNGRFIVGTKGYIEDVDGIGNLYSLDKNCNSKILVKNTTISNGLAFSKNDKILYFIDTPTKKIGRYSYDLHSGDVKFIDYLYEVSEGYPDGMCCDDNDNLYIAIWGGGKVIQISKQGRLLTEIKLPVLNVSSCNILNNVLYITTAKSELAEQHAGGLYKHDLNKA
- a CDS encoding glycosyltransferase → MNDLISIIIPIYNAGERLRNCIQSVLDQTYKNFELILVDDGSTDVSPAICDDFSKQDSRIKVIHKINGGLVNARKTGIIAAKGDFIAYVDHDDIIEAEMYEVLMDAEKNTNADIVISGYKEDLDKNSSEILKNTIPSGVYTGDSLVQNVYSKMIFNEKFSNFGISTYLWNKLFKKEVIYDIQLNVFEKISLGEDACVTYPAILNAKSVCIIDSCLYHYVQHTDSMMKSRTNLQKDWQKLSYLYDYLKASVNKSRYKSLVLPQIEKYILSLATVFISGINKGAFPFAELGTNIVICGAGTFGQHLYKRFIENDDYNIVKWVDQNYIKYRRVNLPVNSIDSLINSDFDSVIIAYISESNAVAMKKVLMNFGVNENKIVWLNYDFKNPVEMLKEFNL